Proteins from a single region of Dictyostelium discoideum AX4 chromosome 5 chromosome, whole genome shotgun sequence:
- a CDS encoding peptidase M16 family protein: protein MIGRFIARNYTTSIFQESKRIVESTTLSNGLKVVSLVGGYTGPAVSLGLYIKTGSRNETQETAGLNQVLKGLAFESNTNKLGIEVQRDIEVSGSTAFAQASRDNLLIALQTLPNRSLQMLNNLANITKPTLPYHEVRDVTEIIVKESEAYNHDSYSSIFESVHQTAFRGKTLGRPLVAPICNLGNITKDAVTNWVNSTYKPSNMILVGVGLSHNELIEEAEKVTFGNDESSTSISNETAQYIGGESLKYSSGNSKVVLAFEGTAQSNIKDVAAFSVLQSILGNGCPKTAPGHGRTSRLFSLTKNNSNIVNSEAFNLTYGDSGLFGVVAEVEGATVGKTVSLITSEIVAASKTAGQELERAKAVTKSSVLEQAESRTSALEFIGKQAIYTDKVLTPAEFAEEISKVTSEDIKRVAKKMTSKKPTLVVVGDVSDAPTIESVQSQLKL, encoded by the exons ATGATCGGAAGATTCATTGCTAGAAAT taCACTACATCAATATTTCAAGAAAGTAAAAGAATTGTTGAATCAACAACACTTTCAAATGGATTAAAAGTAGTTAGTTTAGTTGGTGGATATACAGGACCAGCAGTATCATTAGGTCTTTACATAAAGACAGGTAGCAGAAATGAAACACAAGAGACTGCAGGTTTAAATCAAGTTCTTAAGGGATTAGCATTTGAATCAAACACCAACAAATTAGGAATTGAAGTACAAAGAGACATTGAAGTCTCTGGTTCAACTGCATTCGCTCAAGCATCACGTGACAATTTATTGATTGCACTTCAAACCTTACCAAACCGTTCACTTCAAATGTTGAATAATTTAGCAAACATCACCAAACCAACCCTTCCATACCACGAGGTTCGTGATGTCACCGAAATCATCGTTAAAGAATCTGAAGCCTACAATCACGATTCATACTCTTCAATCTTTGAATCTGTTCATCAAACTGCTTTTCGTGGTAAAACCCTTGGTCGTCCATTAGTTGCACCAATTTGCAATTTAGGTAACATCACCAAAGATGCCGTCACCAATTGGGTAAATTCAACTTACAAACCATCAAATATGATCTTGGTTGGTGTTGGTCTTTCacataatgaattaattgaagaagCTGAAAAAGTTACTTTTGGTAATGATGAATCATCaacttcaatttcaaat gAAACTGCTCAATATATTGGTGGTGAATCACTTAAATATTCAAGTGGTAACTCTAAAGTTGTTCTTGCTTTTGAAGGTACTGCTCAATCAAACATTAAAGATGTTGCTGCCTTTTCAGTTTTACAATCAATCTTAGGTAATGGTTGTCCAAAGACTGCACCAGGTCATGGTAGAACCTCAAGATTATTCAGTTTAACTAAAAa taattcaaatattgttAATTCTGAAGCATTCAATTTAACTTATGGTGATTCTGGTTTATTCGGTGTTGTTGCTGAAGTTGAAGGTGCTACCGTTGGTAAGACTGTTTCATTAATTACCTCTGAAATCGTTGCTGCCTCAAAGACTGCTGGTCAAGAATTAGAACGTGCTAAAGCTGTCACTAAATCAAGCGTTTTAGAACAAGCTGAAAGCAGAACCTCTGCCCTCGAATTCATTGGTAAACAAGCTATCTATACCGACAAAGTTTTAACTCCAGCTGAATTTGCTGAAGAAATCTCTAAAGTTACCTCTGAAGATATTAAAAGAGTTGCCAAGAAAATGACCTCCAAAAAACCAACCCtcgttgttgttggtgatgtCTCTGATGCTCCAACTATCGAATCAGTTCAATCACAActtaaattgtaa
- a CDS encoding hypothetical protein (Erythrocyte band 7 membrane protein homolog) — translation MFINRFINKISISGKNLINKRNENIFRQINLYTINQQKREFFTKIEQNELGVRYTFGKIGKKILGPGLRLMVPLIHDIELFDTRSSTQHLPKQTLVTLDGVVLSIDSIIQYKVVDPLKLVQDLKDHDESIENLVQIKLIEMVPKKTLAQLLYERDGFNKELVDSVNETFESWGINLESFTLSDIIFTQDVSNAMSKKVEAEFIKDSRLLLAQSELISSKILVEAASELEKSPFAMRLRELESIESISKDPSKSFIFVPTSIIDTFSRVINNKNTTNSVNEDNNNNNNKNNNNSDEVKKNIEK, via the exons atgtttataaatagatttataaataaaatttcaatttcgggaaaaaatttaataaataaaagaaatgaaaatatttttagacaaattaatttgtatacaataaatcaacaaaaaagggaattttttacaaaaattgAACAAAATGAATTAGGTGTTAGATATACGTTTGgtaaaattggtaaaaaaaTACTTGGACCGGGTTTAAGATTAATGGTACCATTAATTCatgatattgaattattcGATACAAGATCTAGTACTCAACATTTACCAAAACAAACTTTGGTAACATTAGATGGTGttgttttatcaattgattcaattataCAATACAAAGTAGTTGATCCATTGAAACTAGTTCAAGATTTAAAAGATCAtgatgaatcaattgaaaatttagttCAAATCAAGTTAATTGAAATGGTGCCAAAGAAAACATTGGCTCAATTACTATATGAACGTGATGGTTTCAATAAAGAATTGGTCGATTCGGTTAATGAAACTTTTGAATCTTGGGGAATCAATTTGGAATCTTTCACTCTAAGTGACATAATTTTCACTCAAGATGTTTCAAATGCAATGtcaaaaaaagttgaagctgaatttataaaagatTCAAGACTACTTTTAGCTCAATCtgaattaatttcttcaaaaata ttagtAGAAGCAGCTAGTGAACTTGAAAAATCACCATTTGCAATGAGATTACGTGAATTAGAATCTATcgaatcaatttcaaaagatccttcaaaatcatttatttttgtacCAACTTCAATTATTGATACATTTTCAAgagtaataaataataaaaacactACTAATAGTGTtaatgaagataataataataataataataagaataataataatagcgatgaggttaaaaaaaacatagaaaaataa